A single region of the Microcella sp. genome encodes:
- a CDS encoding DUF4129 domain-containing protein, producing the protein MVGVPVEPDAEDARELLLDELSDPAYAESQPTWFDLLSQAVLDWLGSLRFGEGGAPSPVILVVLGVLLAAAVLAALLIYGLPRWGRRSRRDAELFGERDRRTARELRRDAEKAASAGDWATAIAERFRAIARGLDERTIVTVLPGTTGHGFARAAGRHFAEHAAQLQLAADRFDDVRYLGRDGTAEGYALVRELDEAIDRAPSPLPPVAHFAGAGVAPR; encoded by the coding sequence ATGGTGGGGGTTCCGGTCGAGCCCGATGCTGAGGATGCCCGCGAGCTGCTGCTCGACGAACTCAGCGACCCGGCCTATGCCGAGAGCCAGCCGACCTGGTTCGACCTGCTCTCGCAAGCGGTGCTCGACTGGCTCGGCAGCCTTCGCTTCGGCGAGGGTGGAGCCCCGTCGCCGGTGATTCTCGTCGTGCTCGGTGTGCTGCTCGCGGCAGCCGTGCTCGCCGCCCTGCTGATCTATGGGCTGCCGCGCTGGGGCCGTCGCAGTCGGCGCGACGCCGAGCTGTTCGGCGAGCGCGACCGCCGCACGGCGCGCGAACTGCGCCGCGATGCCGAGAAGGCCGCGAGTGCGGGCGACTGGGCCACGGCGATCGCCGAGCGCTTTCGCGCCATCGCGCGGGGCCTCGACGAGCGCACGATCGTCACGGTGCTGCCCGGCACCACCGGGCACGGCTTCGCCCGCGCTGCCGGCCGCCACTTCGCCGAGCACGCGGCGCAGCTGCAGCTCGCCGCCGACCGCTTCGACGACGTGCGATACCTCGGCCGAGATGGCACCGCCGAAGGGTATGCCCTCGTGCGCGAGCTCGACGAGGCCATCGACCGCGCGCCGTCGCCGCTGCCGCCGGTGGCACACTTCGCGGGTGCGGGGGTCGCGCCGCGATGA